The following proteins come from a genomic window of Misgurnus anguillicaudatus chromosome 10, ASM2758022v2, whole genome shotgun sequence:
- the vsig10l gene encoding LOW QUALITY PROTEIN: V-set and immunoglobulin domain-containing protein 10-like (The sequence of the model RefSeq protein was modified relative to this genomic sequence to represent the inferred CDS: substituted 4 bases at 4 genomic stop codons) yields the protein MQTLFDLNVFLFFITGYVCDQSISPTEPVSVDALVGSDVTLAVSHGASHPLVTWFMEGLPVVIWTISDDSSPDVSSDHSSVFKVERNGSLTLRNVSHIYNGTYTVEMTKIGAMRVSATFYLFVYDILTNVSLRTDPDEAIEGVRVFTFYYNTMQGEAREVQWLFNGVQLENGSHYSIDGKNLTINQPSRNDMGRYAVVLTNPFSSETQHKTITVLYGPDMPVLKVSPTKAVFVSGDSLFLSCQAEGLPPPSATWFFNGSFIQGSPGGSVNLTDVKTHQSGVYTCVLINPKTEAKLRRNLTIDIYEIPSGEPLCSVQAVSETRGLQFFCLWPGGAPEALLSFPGLNANESGVGNFNITPSDIQKLNEKEIICKAEHPLIQTQCSVIASGPVDFLPVIFTNISQDERTTVVIHCNTEASPKPIVCWLKNXHRLKNGFKXQIIINXTKQFIHDFNSSYSYHDTXTRIANNTLGNITSNATLLGPQILDSSIFLSENQTEVTLKWDVPPNSVITGFNIQMKGPDLTGSSRSEFRTIRMMPSFARTTNISGLDPESAYIFRIIPEAGKTTGEQSELHRVQPGAGLKGAAIAGISAGLPCSIILLLVVLGFIYCGKPDRNPKYPISRAVEKVICQSAGTDPHHIPEPKRSNALSYANARVRMATTV from the exons ATGCAGACGCTATTTGATCTGAATGTTTTCCTCTTCTTCATCACAG GTTATGTGTGTGATCAGAGCATCTCCCCGACTGAGCCCGTGTCCGTGGATGCTTTGGTGGGCAGTGATGTGACGCTTGCTGTATCTCATGGAGCCTCTCATCCTCTGGTCACATGGTTCATGGAAGGTCTTCCTGTTGTAATATGGACCATTAGTGATGACTCCTCTCCAGATGTTTCTTCAGACCACTCCAGCGTGTTTAAAGTGGAACGGAACGGATCGCTCACCCTCCGAAATGTGTCACACATTTATAATGGAACATACACCGTGGAAATGACTAAAATCGGAGCGATGAGGGTGAGCGCTACATTTTACCTTTTTGTTTATG ATATCCTCACAAATGTCTCCCTGCGCACGGATCCAGATGAGGCCATTGAAGGTGTCCGTGTATTCACCTTCTATTACAACACAATGCAAGGGGAGGCCAGAGAGGTGCAGTGGCTCTTTAATGGAGTCCAGCTGGAAAATGGATCCCATTATTCCATCGACGGGAAAAACCTAACAATAAACCAGCCTAGCAGAAATGACATGGGCCGCTACGCTGTAGTCCTTACAAACCCGTTCAGCTCTGAGACACAGCATAAGACGATCACAGTGCTGT ATGGACCAGATATGCCAGTTCTCAAGGTGAGTCCCACAAAAGCAGTCTTTGTTTCTGGAGATTCTCTGTTCCTCTCATGTCAGGCTGAGGGTCTGCCGCCCCCCTCTGCCACATGGTTTTTCAATGGCAGCTTCATTCAAGGGTCTCCAGGAGGATCCGTCAACCTCACCGACGTCAAAACGCATCAAAGTGGTGTTtacacctgtgtgttgattaaTCCAAAGACTGAGGCGAAGCTGAGGAGAAACCTCACTATAGATATCTATG AGATTCCCAGCGGTGAGCCATTGTGTTCAGTACAGGCTGTAAGTGAAACCAGAGGGCTTCAGTTCTTCTGTCTGTGGCCAGGTGGCGCTCCAGAAGCACTGTTGTCTTTCCCCGGCCTGAATGCGAATGAGAGTGGGGTGGGAAATTTCAATATAACTCCAAGTGAcatccaaaaattaaatgaaaaggAGATCATCTGTAAAGCAGAACATCCTTTGATTCAGACACAGTGCAGTGTCATTGCAA GTGGTCCTGTTGATTTTCTACCAGTAATTTTCACCAACATCAGCCAAGATGAACGAACAACTGTTGTGATCCACTGCAATACAGAGGCTTCACCCAAACCCATCGTGTGCTGGCTTAAAAATTGACACAGACTGAAAAATGGGTTCAAATAACAGATCATTATCAACTAAACTAAACAGTTCATCCATGATTTTAATTCCAGTTATTCATACCACGACACATAAACCagaatagccaacaatacactCGGCAATATAACCTCCAACGCCACACTGCTCG GCCCTCAGATTTTAGATTCCAGTATTTTTCTGAGTGAAAATCAAACAGAAGTGACTTTAAAATGGGATGTTCCTCCCAATTCTGTCATTACAG gATTTAATATTCAGATGAAAGGCCCAGACCTCACTGGCTCTTCCCGATCAGAGTTTCGCACTATTCGAATGATGCCGAGCTTCGCCAGGACTACAAACATCTCTGGTCTTGATCCGGAATCTGCTTATATCTTCAGGATCATTCCTGAAGCAGGAAAAACCACAGGGGAACAATCAGAGCTACACCGGGTTCAACCAG GTGCAGGTCTTAAAGGTGCTGCCATTGCTGGTATTTCTGCTGGACTCCCCTGCAGTATTATTCTGCTCCTCGTTGTCTTGGGTTTCATCTACTGTGGAAAACCTG ACAGAAACCCCAAGTATCCCATCTCAAGAGCGGTGGAGAAG GTCATCTGTCAGTCAGCTGGAACTGACCCCCATCATATCCCAGAA CCCAAGCGGTCGAATGCATTATCTTATGCGAATGCTCGTGTGAGGATGGCCACCACTGTGTGA
- the etfb gene encoding electron transfer flavoprotein subunit beta, producing MSTRVLVGVKRVIDYAVKIRVKPDHTGVVTDGVKHSMNPFCEIAVEEAVKLKEKKLVKEVVAVSCGPQQVQETIRTALAMGADRGIHVEVSGKDYESLGPLQVSKILAALAKKEEANLIILGKQAIDDDCNQTGQMTASLLDWPQGTFASEVTIDGENIKVVREIDGGLETIKIKMPAVITADLRLNTPRYATLPNIMKAKKKKIANVKPGDLGVDVSSRLEVLKVEEPAQRQAGVKVETVDDLVSKLKEAGRI from the exons ATGAGCACACGAGTTCTGGTCGGAGTTAAACGGGTCATTGACTATGCTGTCAAG ATCCGAGTCAAGCCGGACCACACTGGAGTCGTCACGGATGGCGTCAAGCATTCCATGAATCCTTTCTGTGAGATTGCAGTGGAAGAGGCGGTTAAACTCAAGGAGAAGAAGCTTGTCAAGGAAGTTGTGGCCGTCAGCTGTGGCCCTCAGCAAGTTCAG GAGACGATCCGGACCGCTCTGGCCATGGGGGCTGACCGCGGCATACACGTGGAAGTTTCTGGAAAAGACTACGAATCGCTCGGTCCTCTGCAGGTCTCCAAGATTCTGGCTGCACTTGCTAAGAAAGAGGAAGCCAATTTAATTATACTGGGTAAACAG GCCATTGATGATGATTGCAATCAAACCGGTCAGATGACAGCATCATTGTTGGACTGGCCACAG ggaACATTTGCATCTGAGGTGACCATAGATGGAGAGAATATAAAAGTGGTGAGAGAAATTGATGGTGGACTGGAGACCATCAAGATTAAAATGCCGGCTGTGATAACCGCTGACCTCCGTCTCAACACACCTAGATACGCCACACTGCCCAATATCATG AAAGCTAAAAAGAAGAAGATTGCAAACGTGAAGCCTGGAGACCTGGGAGTGGACGTGAGCTCACGGTTGGAGGTGCTAAAGGTTGAGGAACCTGCACAGAGACAAGCTGGAGTCAAAGTGGAAACTGTGGATGATCTGGTTAGCAAACTGAAAGAGGCGGGAAGAATATAA